The Thermanaerovibrio acidaminovorans DSM 6589 genome contains a region encoding:
- a CDS encoding polysaccharide biosynthesis protein, which translates to MKKSLPAHTSAVRKILLDVACALVSSLATFVLRLDLPLPVNFAPSLVPYSILATATKLGLILWLGTWRQSWRNSSVPDLIQLLKVMVAFVVIMSGVGFVLGPANMPLPRGIPFIDGAITLLLWGGIRLLARGFHEREGHSGSHLRPVVIAGAGSAGTSLAREIQRNRSCGMRVAAFLDDDPAKLKMTILGVPVAGTLDQLGEVLDRFGASEVLIAMPSAPGSAVRLVMEQASSRRVRARIIPAIAEVLSGRVSLDLVRDVEVEDLLRREAVRLDLDEIGSYLRGQRVMITGAGGSIGSELVRQAIPFGPSLLVLLGRGENSLHQLEMELKGMDPVPPFVTVVADVRDRTRLGRVIARYRPSVVFHAAAHKHVPMMEEHPEEAVKNNVLGTLNVVECCIEAGVSTLVNISTDKAVNPTSVMGASKRLAEMVVRRVADRVPPGGAYVSVRFGNVLGSRGSVVPLFKEQIRRGGPVTVTDPEMVRYFMTIPEAAQLVLQAGGMGMNGAVFVLDMGEPVRIVDMARDLIRLSGLEPDRDIRIEFTGRRPGEKLYEELLTAEEGTEASRHSKIFVARTEHMGLELDQVIQRLSFAAEVGDQEAIRRILSEAIPTSRLEGIGPGGD; encoded by the coding sequence ATGAAGAAATCGCTCCCCGCCCACACGTCGGCGGTTCGCAAGATCCTGCTGGATGTGGCCTGTGCTCTCGTTTCGTCCCTCGCAACCTTCGTCCTCAGGCTGGATCTGCCGCTGCCGGTCAATTTCGCCCCATCGCTGGTCCCCTACTCTATCCTGGCGACGGCCACTAAGCTGGGTCTGATCCTTTGGTTGGGCACATGGCGCCAGTCCTGGCGGAACTCCTCGGTGCCGGATCTGATCCAGCTTCTGAAGGTCATGGTCGCCTTCGTGGTGATCATGTCCGGGGTGGGCTTCGTACTGGGCCCCGCAAACATGCCCCTCCCCCGGGGGATACCCTTCATTGACGGGGCCATCACTCTCCTCTTGTGGGGGGGCATTAGGCTTCTGGCCCGGGGTTTTCACGAACGGGAGGGGCATAGCGGGTCCCACCTCAGGCCGGTGGTCATAGCCGGAGCGGGATCCGCAGGCACGTCGTTGGCCCGGGAGATCCAGAGAAACCGGTCCTGCGGCATGAGGGTAGCGGCCTTTCTGGACGATGACCCGGCGAAGCTGAAGATGACCATCCTGGGCGTGCCTGTGGCGGGGACGCTGGACCAGCTTGGGGAGGTGCTGGACCGGTTCGGGGCCAGCGAGGTTTTGATCGCGATGCCATCCGCCCCGGGTTCGGCGGTGAGGCTCGTCATGGAGCAGGCCTCATCCAGGCGGGTCCGGGCCAGGATAATCCCCGCCATAGCGGAGGTCCTCTCCGGCCGGGTCTCCCTGGACCTGGTGAGGGACGTGGAGGTGGAGGACCTGCTTCGCCGTGAGGCGGTGCGGCTGGACCTGGATGAGATCGGCAGCTACCTGCGAGGTCAGCGGGTTATGATAACCGGCGCAGGAGGATCGATAGGAAGCGAGTTGGTCCGACAAGCGATCCCCTTCGGTCCGTCGCTCCTGGTGCTCCTCGGTCGAGGGGAGAACAGCCTGCACCAACTTGAGATGGAGCTAAAGGGGATGGACCCGGTGCCTCCCTTCGTCACCGTAGTTGCGGACGTGAGGGACAGGACCAGACTCGGAAGGGTTATAGCCCGTTACCGTCCATCGGTGGTGTTTCACGCGGCGGCCCACAAGCACGTTCCCATGATGGAGGAACACCCGGAGGAGGCGGTAAAGAACAACGTGCTGGGGACGCTGAACGTGGTGGAGTGTTGCATTGAGGCTGGTGTATCAACCCTGGTCAACATATCCACCGACAAGGCGGTGAACCCAACGTCGGTGATGGGAGCATCCAAGCGGCTGGCGGAGATGGTGGTACGCCGGGTGGCGGACCGGGTGCCTCCGGGCGGAGCTTACGTGTCGGTTCGGTTCGGCAACGTGCTGGGCAGTCGAGGGAGCGTGGTCCCCCTGTTCAAGGAGCAGATCCGACGCGGAGGACCGGTTACGGTTACCGATCCGGAGATGGTACGCTACTTTATGACCATCCCGGAGGCGGCGCAGCTGGTGCTTCAGGCGGGGGGCATGGGGATGAACGGGGCGGTGTTCGTGTTGGACATGGGGGAACCGGTGAGGATCGTGGACATGGCGAGGGACCTGATCCGCCTATCGGGCTTGGAGCCCGATAGGGACATCCGTATAGAGTTCACCGGCCGTCGCCCGGGAGAGAAGCTGTACGAGGAGCTCTTGACCGCCGAGGAGGGAACCGAGGCCAGCCGGCACAGTAAGATCTTCGTGGCCAGGACGGAGCATATGGGTCTGGAGCTGGACCAGGTCATCCAACGTCTCAGCTTTGCTGCGGAGGTTGGGGACCAGGAAGCCATAAGGCGGATCCTGTCGGAGGCGATCCCGACCAGCCGTTTGGAGGGCATTGGCCCCGGGGGGGATTGA
- a CDS encoding acyltransferase, with translation MEGRYVDPRSTVDDSVVMGFGVVIEEDVLIGPNVSIGHNVVIHRGVRIGPGCRIGSNTVLGRTAPADGGTPRELPPLVVAPNVTIGSLCVIYRGALINQLVQIGDLVSVREDVTIGEMTVICRGVTIENKVTIGRKVKIEAEAYVTALSNIGDHCFIAPEVTFTNDNLLGETRDRSRSSGGPTLLRGARIGGNATLLPGVQIGEDALVGAGSVVTRDVPAGVIVAGVPARLLRPVPTEQLLMRRKMYDQ, from the coding sequence ATGGAGGGCCGTTACGTGGATCCGCGCTCCACCGTGGACGACAGCGTGGTCATGGGCTTCGGGGTGGTAATCGAAGAAGACGTGCTGATAGGTCCCAACGTGAGTATAGGACACAACGTGGTGATCCATAGGGGGGTCAGGATAGGCCCCGGGTGCCGTATAGGGTCCAACACGGTGCTGGGGCGTACCGCCCCCGCCGATGGGGGGACCCCCAGGGAGTTGCCCCCCCTGGTGGTGGCCCCCAACGTGACCATCGGTTCTCTGTGCGTCATCTACCGGGGTGCCCTGATAAACCAGCTGGTCCAGATAGGGGACCTGGTTAGCGTCCGGGAGGACGTGACCATCGGGGAGATGACGGTGATCTGCCGGGGGGTTACAATAGAAAATAAGGTAACCATCGGTCGGAAGGTCAAGATCGAGGCGGAGGCCTACGTTACTGCCCTTTCCAACATAGGGGACCACTGCTTCATCGCCCCGGAGGTTACGTTCACCAACGACAATCTTCTCGGGGAGACCCGGGATCGGAGCAGGTCCAGCGGGGGCCCAACGCTGCTTAGGGGGGCTCGGATAGGCGGCAACGCCACACTCCTTCCCGGCGTTCAGATCGGCGAGGACGCCCTGGTGGGAGCGGGCAGCGTGGTCACTCGGGACGTTCCCGCCGGGGTGATCGTGGCGGGAGTCCCCGCCCGGCTGCTTAGGCCGGTCCCCACCGAGCAGCTGCTGATGAGGAGGAAGATGTACGATCAATGA